A genomic stretch from Erysipelothrix sp. HDW6C includes:
- the citG gene encoding triphosphoribosyl-dephospho-CoA synthase CitG produces the protein MNATEIANLALKSLIHEVSLAPKPGLVDPIDNGSHSDMDYFMFLDSCFSLQPGFVIYYETGISHSGTPRQLFDEIRSIGRANEAAMFSVTDHVNTHKGANFIFGVVLAALGNLGTPTLDELSQMIRRMTVGLVKEELESLTVYTTHGERIFEQFGYTGIRGEVENGLPTIMKHALPILSDELIPYQKRLKLALLEIIKFNDDANMLKRGGIEGLNYGKSLADTPYDDLDYHLRMMNYEFIKRNLSPGGSADLLAVAIFLHHYQICV, from the coding sequence ATGAATGCCACAGAGATCGCAAATTTAGCCCTTAAATCACTCATTCACGAAGTCAGTTTAGCACCAAAACCTGGACTCGTTGATCCTATCGATAATGGATCTCACAGCGATATGGACTACTTTATGTTTCTCGATAGTTGCTTTTCGTTACAACCTGGGTTTGTCATTTATTATGAAACGGGAATTTCCCATTCGGGAACGCCACGACAACTTTTTGATGAAATTCGCAGTATCGGAAGGGCAAATGAAGCAGCTATGTTCTCAGTTACAGATCATGTGAATACACACAAAGGTGCAAATTTCATCTTTGGTGTGGTATTAGCGGCACTTGGAAATTTAGGAACACCGACATTGGATGAACTTTCGCAAATGATTCGGAGGATGACTGTTGGACTCGTAAAGGAAGAACTTGAAAGTTTAACAGTTTATACTACTCACGGAGAACGGATTTTCGAGCAATTTGGATATACCGGTATACGCGGTGAAGTTGAAAATGGACTTCCCACCATTATGAAGCATGCTCTTCCAATTCTAAGTGATGAATTGATTCCATATCAAAAACGACTGAAACTCGCTTTGTTGGAAATCATCAAGTTTAATGATGATGCAAACATGCTTAAACGCGGAGGTATAGAGGGATTGAATTATGGCAAATCACTTGCCGACACCCCTTATGATGATCTTGATTATCATTTGCGAATGATGAATTATGAATTCATCAAGCGAAATCTGAGTCCAGGTGGTTCTGCAGACTTATTGGCTGTCGCAATTTTCCTCCATCATTATCAAATTTGTGTCTGA
- a CDS encoding GntR family transcriptional regulator — translation MKDYMVKVIELVDLSQNMPLNQIIYEGLRTAIITGIIPMGERINEKYYAESLNVSRTPVREALRRIQDEDIVQYIPNYGIVVSTFKEDDVHEIYQIRISLDILAAVNAMKLMTSDDFRKMEDLLDRTDQAQADNDVQAVIQMSKNFNTMVYEFSRMPRLESIQNRLRDYLTRFRDISLTADMRRARALAEHRLIYRCLKNGDVEQMELVIREHLSLSRDFILDVMRENGAI, via the coding sequence ATGAAAGACTATATGGTTAAAGTGATCGAATTGGTTGATTTGAGTCAAAATATGCCCTTGAATCAGATAATATACGAGGGTTTACGTACAGCCATTATTACTGGAATTATTCCAATGGGCGAACGTATCAATGAAAAATACTACGCAGAGAGTTTGAATGTGAGTCGTACACCTGTTCGTGAAGCGTTGCGTCGCATCCAAGATGAGGACATTGTTCAATACATTCCTAATTATGGAATTGTAGTTAGTACATTTAAAGAAGACGATGTTCATGAAATCTATCAAATTCGTATTTCGCTGGATATTCTCGCTGCAGTTAATGCAATGAAACTTATGACTTCAGATGATTTTAGAAAAATGGAAGACCTCTTGGACAGAACAGATCAAGCACAAGCTGACAATGATGTACAAGCTGTCATTCAAATGTCGAAGAATTTTAACACAATGGTTTACGAATTTTCCCGTATGCCTCGCCTTGAATCCATCCAAAATCGCCTTCGTGACTATCTTACACGTTTCCGTGATATCTCCCTAACAGCCGACATGAGGCGCGCACGTGCATTAGCCGAGCACCGTCTCATCTACCGCTGTCTTAAAAATGGCGATGTTGAGCAGATGGAACTTGTAATTCGCGAACACCTTTCTTTATCGCGTGATTTCATTTTAGATGTTATGCGTGAAAATGGCGCAATATGA
- a CDS encoding ABC transporter permease, whose translation MRLSLRKTSALFRFKINSILKNSTIMVAPIMAIGFVFMMKFIMGQATSGEVLTQDQINHLSMNALTYGLLANVVMTGIMASSLPLAEEKEKHTLRVLMTSSVNGADFFMGSLLPCLLIMIVVNIVIVPFSGLIGINWILYLIVTTIASIVSLLMGAMVGLMAKDQMSASMLSTPFMLVFMMIPMFGSILPALESISGFTYTGALINVINNSLFTPENGIGIMNIVVMAVWMIVAIGLLLYAYKKNGMDND comes from the coding sequence ATGAGACTCTCACTACGAAAAACAAGCGCACTCTTTCGATTTAAAATTAATAGTATATTAAAGAATTCAACAATCATGGTTGCACCAATCATGGCTATCGGGTTTGTATTCATGATGAAATTCATCATGGGCCAAGCAACGAGTGGTGAAGTTTTAACTCAAGATCAAATAAATCACTTAAGCATGAATGCATTAACATACGGATTACTCGCAAACGTTGTGATGACAGGAATCATGGCATCCAGCCTGCCTTTGGCTGAGGAAAAAGAAAAACACACGTTACGTGTGTTAATGACATCTTCTGTTAATGGAGCCGATTTCTTTATGGGCAGTTTACTGCCTTGCTTGCTTATTATGATTGTTGTAAATATCGTTATTGTTCCATTCAGTGGATTGATTGGCATTAATTGGATTTTATATCTTATTGTTACAACAATTGCGAGCATTGTTTCCTTACTTATGGGAGCCATGGTTGGATTGATGGCAAAAGATCAAATGTCTGCATCGATGCTTTCAACACCATTTATGCTCGTCTTCATGATGATTCCCATGTTTGGAAGTATTCTTCCAGCACTTGAATCAATTTCAGGATTCACATATACTGGCGCATTGATTAACGTCATTAACAATTCACTCTTTACTCCTGAAAATGGCATCGGAATAATGAATATCGTTGTCATGGCAGTTTGGATGATAGTCGCAATCGGATTATTACTTTATGCATACAAGAAAAACGGCATGGACAACGACTAA
- a CDS encoding ABC transporter ATP-binding protein yields MEMIELKNISKSFGQQVALNDVNITLQSGEILGFLGPSGAGKTTTIKILTGQLNQSSGSAKILGIDTHEINESIYSQIGIVTDNSGVYEKVSVYENMRLFADILNIDKARIDELLVRVGLNDHRKKPAGKLSKGMAQRLVLARAILHQPKLLFLDEPTSGLDPSTTLEIHRLLLELKANGTAIFLTTHNMEEATKLCDNVALLYKGNIVEFGNPSDVCLKHNTDKQFNVQLTDKTKQIFTSSDQDLLDLSQLIIDGKIDKIHSSEPTLETVFLKLTGSELQ; encoded by the coding sequence ATGGAAATGATTGAACTGAAAAATATATCCAAGTCGTTTGGGCAACAAGTTGCATTGAATGACGTAAACATCACCTTACAGAGTGGAGAGATTCTCGGATTTCTCGGACCATCGGGGGCGGGAAAAACAACAACGATTAAAATCCTGACTGGACAACTCAATCAATCGAGTGGATCCGCAAAAATACTGGGAATAGATACCCATGAAATAAACGAATCAATCTACAGTCAAATTGGTATTGTTACCGACAACAGTGGCGTTTATGAGAAAGTATCTGTTTATGAGAATATGCGACTTTTCGCTGATATTCTCAATATTGATAAAGCACGGATTGATGAATTACTCGTCCGCGTTGGACTCAATGATCATCGTAAAAAACCTGCTGGTAAACTATCGAAAGGGATGGCACAACGTCTTGTTTTGGCACGCGCAATTTTGCACCAACCAAAATTATTATTCTTGGACGAACCAACCAGTGGGTTGGATCCTTCAACCACACTTGAAATTCACCGACTCTTACTTGAGCTTAAAGCAAATGGAACAGCGATTTTCTTAACAACACACAACATGGAAGAAGCAACAAAACTGTGTGACAATGTTGCCTTATTATATAAAGGGAATATCGTTGAGTTTGGAAACCCAAGTGATGTTTGCTTGAAACACAATACCGATAAGCAATTTAACGTTCAACTTACAGATAAAACAAAGCAAATCTTTACAAGTTCTGACCAAGATCTTTTGGATTTATCACAACTAATCATTGATGGTAAAATTGATAAAATCCACTCTTCAGAACCGACATTGGAAACTGTATTCTTAAAACTGACAGGAAGTGAACTACAATGA
- a CDS encoding MetQ/NlpA family ABC transporter substrate-binding protein, with product MIKKGFMITLLLLLVTACGSKASDDTVIRVSSHTEPMTTVLEIAKEVLAKDGYTLELVTVSDNAAANIALNNKEIDANFFQHVPFMEMFNETNNGTLVGIQPIYNAIVGFYSSTVDDIKDLPADATIAIPNDQVNQARALMILSDAGLIKLKNGVTNNATLKDVEDTTYTFQEVDLLTLTQVYPEVDLVFNYPTYIGKIGLTPLKDALILEDMDSTYYAISLVAREDNKDDVKIQKLKEAMTSQEVRDFLSNETNKATLVPSF from the coding sequence ATGATTAAAAAAGGATTTATGATTACTTTACTCTTATTATTGGTAACAGCATGCGGTTCTAAAGCGAGCGATGACACGGTTATTCGTGTATCGTCACATACTGAACCGATGACAACCGTATTAGAAATTGCGAAAGAAGTGCTCGCAAAAGATGGCTACACACTTGAGCTTGTAACTGTTTCTGACAATGCAGCAGCAAATATTGCACTCAATAACAAAGAAATTGACGCTAACTTCTTCCAACATGTTCCATTCATGGAAATGTTTAACGAGACAAATAATGGAACCTTAGTTGGAATTCAACCCATTTATAATGCGATTGTTGGATTTTATTCGAGTACTGTTGATGATATCAAAGACCTACCCGCTGACGCAACAATTGCAATTCCAAATGACCAAGTAAATCAAGCGCGCGCTCTGATGATACTCAGTGATGCAGGTCTAATTAAACTTAAAAATGGTGTTACGAACAATGCGACACTTAAAGATGTGGAAGATACAACCTATACTTTCCAAGAAGTAGATCTTCTGACATTAACTCAAGTCTATCCTGAGGTTGATCTTGTCTTCAACTATCCAACATACATTGGAAAAATAGGATTAACACCACTTAAAGACGCACTGATTCTTGAGGACATGGACTCAACATATTATGCAATCTCACTTGTTGCCCGTGAAGACAATAAGGATGATGTGAAAATTCAAAAGTTAAAAGAAGCCATGACCAGCCAGGAAGTTAGAGATTTCTTGAGCAATGAAACAAATAAGGCAACACTTGTTCCTTCATTCTAA
- a CDS encoding methionine ABC transporter permease, which translates to MISHIMQYQAEIVKALLETGFLIGVSTLSAILIGLPLGTLIYLTRSGGVREHRLINTLGNIYVNVVRSFPFLIFVVAMIPVTRMLIGKSIGTLAASIPLSFVAIAIFARFVEQSLLEVPDEITDTALSMGATTKQLVLQFLYVEARSGLILGLTSSIISFISYSTVMGVVGGGGIGDFAMRYGYQRFDYVLMYATVIIMVLLVQIIQFAGTQIGHRLNKR; encoded by the coding sequence ATGATATCTCACATCATGCAATACCAAGCTGAGATTGTGAAGGCACTTTTGGAAACAGGATTCCTTATCGGTGTCTCAACGCTAAGCGCCATCCTTATTGGGTTACCACTGGGAACACTCATCTATCTTACCCGCAGTGGGGGTGTTCGTGAACACCGTTTGATCAATACACTGGGAAATATTTATGTAAATGTTGTCCGGTCGTTTCCCTTCTTAATATTCGTTGTTGCGATGATTCCTGTCACACGAATGCTCATTGGCAAATCTATCGGAACACTGGCCGCTTCGATTCCACTATCTTTTGTTGCAATCGCAATATTTGCGCGGTTTGTGGAACAATCGCTTCTTGAGGTTCCCGATGAGATAACCGATACGGCACTTTCAATGGGCGCAACAACCAAGCAACTTGTTTTACAGTTTCTGTATGTAGAAGCACGTTCAGGTTTAATACTTGGACTCACCTCTTCAATCATCAGTTTCATCTCATACTCTACGGTTATGGGAGTTGTGGGTGGTGGTGGTATTGGTGACTTTGCGATGCGTTATGGTTACCAACGCTTTGATTATGTTCTTATGTATGCAACAGTTATTATTATGGTATTATTGGTGCAAATAATTCAGTTTGCCGGTACGCAAATTGGACATCGTTTAAACAAACGCTAA
- a CDS encoding methionine ABC transporter ATP-binding protein — MGGFNIIQFKNVSKKYTPTFTAIDSLNLEIRTGEIFGIIGESGAGKSTLLRMVNQLEQQDSGTILVDGVDVKSLSARELQKMRHDIAVIFQNYNLLANRTVYDNVALPLRLRNQFDSQAVDDALAFVGLNDKASHYPRQLSGGEKQRVAIARAIITKPKILICDEPTSALDQSTTHDILRVLESINSTFNTTIIIVTHALPLAKAVCKRAALLEQGKLIDVIDVKPHAISKQQRYIDHAVEVLTQ, encoded by the coding sequence ATGGGAGGTTTTAATATTATACAATTTAAAAATGTCAGCAAAAAATACACACCAACCTTTACAGCCATTGATTCTCTTAACCTCGAAATTCGCACCGGCGAGATTTTTGGAATCATTGGAGAAAGTGGTGCTGGGAAATCTACATTGCTACGAATGGTGAATCAACTTGAGCAACAAGACTCTGGCACGATTCTTGTTGATGGAGTTGATGTAAAATCACTATCAGCACGTGAATTGCAAAAGATGCGCCACGATATTGCCGTCATCTTTCAAAATTACAATCTGCTTGCCAATCGCACAGTTTATGATAACGTTGCACTTCCCCTACGACTACGCAATCAATTTGATAGTCAGGCCGTAGATGATGCGCTTGCCTTTGTTGGTCTTAATGATAAAGCATCTCATTACCCACGACAGTTGTCCGGTGGTGAAAAACAACGCGTTGCGATTGCGCGTGCAATCATCACAAAACCAAAGATACTGATTTGTGATGAACCAACATCTGCATTGGATCAAAGTACGACACATGATATTCTTCGTGTACTGGAGTCCATCAATTCTACATTCAATACCACAATTATTATTGTGACTCATGCACTACCACTTGCAAAGGCTGTATGTAAGCGCGCAGCCTTGCTTGAGCAGGGAAAATTGATTGATGTGATTGATGTAAAACCACACGCAATCAGCAAACAACAACGCTATATCGATCACGCAGTGGAGGTTCTTACCCAATGA
- a CDS encoding OsmC family protein yields MSVLYKTVAVNETKTPNETRIENEWKIKVGSPSKGEEGANPEQFMGMAWATCLNLTIQALMKARGWENQSRVRVEVELHPETETKGLYFALTAFVAVEGLEDEKVTQLAEQAHKRCPVSKLISANEYIDVQTEAY; encoded by the coding sequence ATGAGCGTATTATATAAAACAGTTGCAGTCAACGAAACTAAAACTCCCAATGAAACACGCATTGAAAACGAGTGGAAGATTAAAGTTGGATCACCAAGTAAGGGTGAAGAAGGTGCTAATCCAGAACAATTTATGGGGATGGCTTGGGCAACATGCCTAAACTTAACCATTCAAGCATTGATGAAAGCCCGTGGTTGGGAGAATCAAAGCCGTGTTCGCGTTGAGGTTGAATTGCACCCCGAGACGGAGACGAAAGGTTTGTACTTTGCACTGACTGCTTTTGTTGCAGTTGAAGGATTGGAAGACGAGAAAGTGACACAACTTGCTGAGCAAGCCCATAAGCGCTGCCCTGTTTCCAAATTGATTTCAGCCAACGAATATATTGATGTTCAAACAGAAGCGTACTAA
- a CDS encoding aldose 1-epimerase family protein, which yields MIKLENEHLLVTIAEHGAEIVSVYNKVTKKEMMWSGDTKYWGRVSPVLFPIVGRVINGSYRIDDTSYQLSQHGFLRDQDFTVKTHDATHAVLRFESQGQLKDKYPFEHAVEIEYRLDADTIHIGWHVFNLDTQEMYYSIGAHPAFALTPDDNYEFRFKTRGPVDEITLKGGHVDQQVPIEVEPIPVEFERFSNDALIYTNVDAVDLVNLKTGETVRAEFAGFDYVGLWTPVVDGELAPFICIEPWLGITDRFDATGDFKEKLAIKTLERGADITHRYSLRFI from the coding sequence ATGATAAAACTTGAAAATGAACATTTACTGGTAACAATTGCCGAACACGGTGCAGAAATTGTATCGGTCTATAATAAGGTTACAAAGAAAGAGATGATGTGGAGTGGTGATACGAAATACTGGGGACGCGTTTCTCCAGTGTTATTTCCGATTGTTGGGCGTGTCATTAATGGTTCATATCGTATCGATGATACGTCCTATCAACTGAGTCAACATGGATTCTTACGTGACCAAGATTTTACTGTCAAAACACACGATGCAACACATGCAGTGCTTCGATTTGAAAGTCAGGGACAACTCAAAGATAAGTATCCATTTGAGCATGCCGTTGAAATAGAGTATAGACTCGATGCCGACACAATTCACATTGGTTGGCATGTATTCAATCTTGATACGCAGGAAATGTATTATTCAATCGGGGCGCATCCAGCATTTGCGCTCACGCCCGATGACAATTACGAATTCCGATTTAAGACACGTGGACCCGTTGATGAGATTACATTAAAGGGTGGTCATGTCGACCAACAAGTTCCAATTGAAGTTGAGCCAATTCCAGTTGAATTTGAACGTTTCTCCAATGATGCGCTAATCTATACAAATGTTGATGCTGTAGATTTGGTGAACCTAAAAACTGGTGAAACTGTGCGTGCTGAATTTGCTGGTTTTGACTATGTTGGACTATGGACCCCGGTTGTAGATGGAGAGCTTGCACCGTTTATCTGCATTGAACCATGGTTGGGCATTACAGATCGCTTTGATGCAACGGGTGACTTTAAAGAGAAACTCGCAATTAAAACCTTAGAAAGAGGCGCGGATATTACGCATCGCTATTCGCTACGATTTATATGA
- the adhE gene encoding bifunctional acetaldehyde-CoA/alcohol dehydrogenase — MTDKKTVIDNEVNTLVANGQKALKEFLELNQEQVDYIVAKAAVAGVDKHGILAQLAVEETGRGVFEDKATKNMFACEHVINHMRNLKTVGIISEDDVTGITQIADPVGVICGITPVTNPTSTAMFKALISLKTRNPIIFSFHPSAQRCSVAAAKVIRDAAIAAGAPENCIQWIERGSKEKTDQLMNHEGVATILATGGNAMVRAAYSCGKPALGVGAGNVPAYIEKTADVAQAVNDIALSKSFDNGMICASEQAVIIDKEIYDDAVEKFKNYGVYFINAAEKKKVETFMFGVASTDKNYADAVLNPTVVGKDATWIAEQAGIKVPANTVIIAAECKEVGPKEVLTREKLSPVLAILKSKDTAEGIALSRQMVEFNGMGHSAAIHTKSKEISEQFGEAIPAIRIIWNAPSTFGGIGNVYNDFIPSLTLGCGSYGHNSVGDNVGAINLLNIKKIGRRNNNMQWFKVPEKIYFERNSIRYLSEMRDVERVFVVTDKSMVDLGFYNLIVEQLNNRANNVVIQLFADVEPDPSIETVKKGFEMMQAFQPDTIIALGGGSPMDAAKGMWIFYEHPEVDFNDLKQKFIDIRKRAFKYPDLGVKAQMVCIPTTSGTGSEVTPFAVITDKQANKKYPLADYSMVPNVAIVDPIFTQNLPASVTADTGLDVLTHATEAYVSNFANDYTDGLCIQAIKLVYQYLERCVKDGSNDLEAREKMHNASTMAGMAFGNAFLGMNHSLAHKIGGRWHVPHGRINAILMPYVIRYNGTHPEKPSLWPKYNVYRAHERYAEIARILGLKADTVEQGVESYAQACHDLAVRCGIDMSFKAQGIAEKDFLQHEEEVAYLAYEDQCSPCNPRLPLVKDMRAILKASYYGEKYDPKRV, encoded by the coding sequence ATGACAGACAAAAAGACTGTAATTGACAATGAAGTAAACACACTCGTTGCCAATGGACAAAAAGCATTAAAAGAATTCTTAGAACTTAATCAAGAACAAGTTGACTACATTGTTGCGAAGGCAGCAGTTGCTGGTGTGGACAAACATGGTATTCTTGCCCAACTTGCTGTTGAAGAAACAGGACGTGGTGTCTTTGAAGATAAAGCAACTAAAAATATGTTTGCATGTGAGCATGTCATCAACCATATGAGAAACTTAAAAACTGTTGGTATCATCTCGGAAGATGATGTTACAGGAATTACACAAATCGCCGATCCTGTAGGTGTTATTTGTGGGATTACCCCAGTTACAAACCCTACATCAACCGCAATGTTTAAAGCGTTGATATCATTGAAAACACGGAACCCAATTATCTTTTCATTCCACCCTTCAGCACAACGTTGTAGTGTGGCTGCAGCGAAGGTAATTCGTGATGCTGCGATTGCAGCAGGTGCACCTGAAAATTGTATTCAATGGATTGAGCGTGGTTCAAAAGAGAAAACAGATCAGTTGATGAATCATGAAGGTGTGGCAACAATTCTTGCTACTGGTGGTAACGCAATGGTTCGTGCCGCATACTCTTGTGGTAAACCAGCCTTAGGTGTTGGTGCTGGAAACGTGCCTGCCTATATTGAGAAAACAGCAGATGTTGCTCAAGCTGTGAATGATATTGCCCTATCAAAATCATTTGATAATGGTATGATTTGTGCATCAGAACAAGCAGTTATCATTGATAAGGAAATTTATGATGATGCCGTTGAAAAGTTTAAAAACTATGGTGTCTATTTCATCAATGCCGCTGAAAAGAAAAAAGTTGAAACATTCATGTTCGGTGTTGCGTCGACAGATAAAAACTATGCCGATGCCGTATTGAATCCAACAGTTGTTGGTAAAGATGCAACGTGGATTGCAGAACAAGCAGGAATTAAAGTACCTGCAAACACTGTTATCATTGCTGCAGAATGTAAAGAAGTTGGTCCTAAAGAAGTCTTAACCCGTGAGAAACTCTCACCTGTCCTTGCAATTCTAAAATCTAAAGATACTGCTGAAGGGATCGCATTATCCCGTCAAATGGTTGAATTTAATGGAATGGGTCACTCAGCAGCGATCCATACAAAATCAAAAGAAATCTCAGAACAATTCGGTGAAGCCATCCCAGCAATCCGTATTATCTGGAATGCACCATCAACATTTGGTGGAATTGGAAATGTTTATAATGACTTTATTCCATCATTAACGCTTGGTTGTGGATCATACGGTCACAACTCAGTGGGTGATAATGTAGGAGCTATCAATTTATTAAATATCAAAAAGATTGGGAGACGTAACAATAATATGCAATGGTTCAAAGTACCAGAGAAAATCTATTTCGAACGCAACTCAATTCGTTACTTGTCAGAAATGCGTGATGTTGAACGCGTCTTCGTCGTAACCGATAAATCGATGGTAGATCTTGGATTCTACAATCTAATCGTTGAACAACTCAACAACCGCGCAAACAATGTTGTTATTCAATTGTTCGCAGATGTCGAACCGGATCCATCAATTGAGACCGTCAAGAAAGGTTTCGAAATGATGCAAGCCTTCCAACCCGATACAATTATTGCTTTGGGTGGGGGTTCACCAATGGATGCAGCCAAGGGTATGTGGATTTTCTACGAACACCCAGAAGTTGACTTCAATGACTTGAAGCAAAAATTTATCGATATTCGTAAACGTGCCTTTAAGTATCCAGACTTGGGTGTGAAAGCACAGATGGTATGTATCCCAACAACATCAGGAACAGGAAGTGAAGTAACACCATTTGCTGTTATCACTGACAAGCAAGCGAATAAGAAGTACCCACTTGCTGACTACTCAATGGTTCCAAATGTTGCAATCGTTGACCCAATCTTTACACAAAACTTGCCAGCATCTGTAACTGCAGATACAGGGCTTGATGTGTTAACACATGCAACCGAAGCGTATGTTTCAAACTTTGCAAACGACTATACAGATGGACTTTGCATCCAAGCAATTAAACTTGTATATCAATATCTTGAGCGCTGTGTTAAAGACGGAAGTAATGATCTTGAAGCACGTGAAAAAATGCATAATGCCTCAACAATGGCCGGAATGGCATTCGGTAATGCATTCTTAGGAATGAACCACTCGTTGGCTCATAAAATTGGTGGACGCTGGCATGTTCCCCATGGACGTATCAATGCAATCTTGATGCCATATGTTATCCGATATAATGGAACACATCCAGAAAAACCATCATTGTGGCCAAAGTATAATGTATACCGTGCTCACGAACGCTACGCTGAAATTGCACGAATCTTAGGATTAAAAGCCGATACAGTTGAACAAGGTGTAGAAAGCTATGCCCAAGCATGCCACGATCTTGCAGTACGCTGTGGTATTGATATGAGCTTCAAAGCGCAAGGAATTGCAGAAAAAGACTTCTTACAACATGAAGAAGAAGTTGCTTACCTTGCTTATGAGGATCAATGTTCACCATGTAACCCACGTTTACCTTTAGTAAAAGATATGCGTGCAATCCTTAAAGCATCATACTATGGTGAAAAATACGATCCAAAACGTGTTTAA
- a CDS encoding GNAT family N-acetyltransferase has translation MQLDEQHQAELLRFLHTDPHINLFLIGDIDLFGFDDTIQRYYGHYNADGNLVGVIFRFREETMHLYATQISDTFITQAYELYEQEAFPRIMAGSKTMALIGSRLDAIIGSKAASTMAVYTPNNLEIDTSEVSVLTSADADAIVALESQSFGVRVGAHDHVRTELHQGLRISYGWKIEGKLVSVATATAMTSDSAMIIGVCTDRDYMKQGFATKVVKRMSDELLKQGKQGVLFYTNPAAASIYERLGYEPYDTYYMCELKRSASHAKK, from the coding sequence ATGCAGTTAGATGAACAACACCAAGCAGAACTTCTACGATTTCTTCACACTGACCCTCATATCAATCTTTTTTTGATTGGGGATATCGATTTATTTGGGTTTGACGATACAATCCAACGTTATTACGGTCATTATAATGCCGATGGCAATCTTGTTGGTGTTATTTTTCGATTCCGTGAAGAAACAATGCATCTTTATGCAACTCAGATAAGTGATACATTTATCACTCAAGCATACGAACTTTACGAACAAGAAGCATTTCCACGCATTATGGCTGGATCAAAAACGATGGCACTCATTGGTTCGAGGCTTGATGCAATTATTGGAAGTAAAGCTGCGTCAACAATGGCAGTTTACACTCCCAATAACCTAGAAATTGATACATCTGAAGTGAGTGTGCTTACGTCTGCGGACGCAGATGCAATTGTAGCACTGGAATCGCAAAGTTTCGGTGTTCGTGTTGGTGCACATGATCATGTGCGAACAGAACTCCATCAAGGATTGCGTATTTCCTATGGATGGAAGATTGAGGGTAAATTAGTGAGTGTTGCAACCGCAACTGCAATGACATCTGACAGTGCCATGATTATTGGCGTGTGTACAGACCGAGATTATATGAAGCAAGGGTTTGCCACAAAGGTTGTTAAAAGAATGAGTGATGAACTCTTGAAACAAGGAAAACAAGGTGTTCTTTTCTATACCAATCCTGCTGCAGCTTCGATTTATGAACGCTTAGGTTATGAGCCTTACGATACCTATTATATGTGCGAGTTAAAGCGTTCGGCATCGCACGCCAAAAAATAA